AGTGCACAGTGCTGAGGAATTTCAGTTTCTCAAGGACCTCTGCAAAGCCGCCGATCCACAGGAAAATCCATTCTGGATCGGGCTGACAGACTGCCAAAAGGTATTATGGAAAAAGATGGCAGGTGTGCACATGCCAGCCAGACTTGAGAATTTCCTGGAGGGACTCAAAGGAATCAGTTAGGAATTGATGGAGTCAATTCTccattgaatgaatgaattggaTTGAATGGATcaatttaaaatgggaaaaaaaggttgATGCCACTCTGTGTTAACAGACTATCAGACCacttatttaacaaaatataaaaagctaTTAATCAACATATGATGATTCATGAAATAATATTGAAGACACATTTTCATGAGTAAGATTATTGAATTATTGTGCAATTAAgaatgtgaaaacatttaatgttataAATAATATGATTACTTCAACATACCTCTTTTGAGAACATCATTATGAATGATATTAAAATTgatatatgatatgatatgaagTACATAAGTGCCCACTTTCAAAATTAGTCAAAAATCTAAGTGTCATTCTGTAAttactgaatacattttacttGTTATCATTTAACAgaagaaaatacatatttaaacacaaacataaatgagACAATTACagcaacttaaaaaaagactttcTGCATCACTGATAAAGTAAACTGCATTTTAAGAGGCAATAAGAATTGCCAATGCTGAAAAAGTGAATTATGCAAATGCGGTGTTGCCAAAAGCAGTCCCTTGAAATAGGGAAAATTACCTACAGTtccttattataaaataaattaacttaatttttATCAGTCTACACTCAATACCACACAATGGCAAAGTTAAAACaggtttcagttttttaaaatttttaataaattagcaaaaattcaaaacacctgttttcgctttgtcattatggggtattatGTGTAAATTGATGAGAATAACAATGAATTttatcaattttagaataaggctgtaacgcaacacaatgtggaaaaagtgacgGGGTCTAAATACTTTATGAAGGCACTGTACCTATACTGTGTCATTGGTATAAAAATGGTTCCTggaatatttttggtttggttaCATAAGTAATAAAGGACAGAAGATGTAAAATTGACCCTTGTAGGACACCCTTATTtcagtggtccacagtgtcaaaggCTTTTGAAAGCTTTCAATAATTTTGCCCATGTTACCTAAATTggaacatttaaattcattatgCTACAGAATTCTAAGCGGTGGGAGTCCATTCAACCAggaatgtatttgtatttgactcTGCTGTAGTGCACACTAGTACTGTCATCACCGCAAGCATTTTTCCTAACTTTCTTCCTTTCGGTTCAGGAGGGTACATGGATGTGGTCAGATGGCTCTAAAGTGGATTATCAGCGCTGGAATAGTGGGGAGCCCAACAATTTAAGTGATGAGGACTGTGTGCACTCAAACTGGTCTGGTAAGATTAAGCAAATTCTCCTTAATACTGCCTGCTGGATTCAACTGGATCTTACTgacctttcatttttatcttgtaTCTACAGTACAGAAAATGTGGAATGATATCCCCTGCACATATCAGTACAGATTCATCTGTGTTCAGCGTTCAGCAGGGAGAGCGTGAAGTGCTggcatcaatgaagacaagcaGCTCTCTGACCTGTCAGAAGGATATGGGTTTTAAGCTTTGATTTCTCACTGTCCATTTGAATTATCTCTGTTACCTCTGTCTCTCAAATAAAGCCTTCCTAAGCATCTTATCGAGGTCTTGAGGTCATGTTTCTCTGGTCATTTGTGGTCAGTATCACCTCCTGTTTTGTCCAGACTCTCAAACAGGGACCACGGTCACAATACCTCATAAGTTCCTCCGCATGTATACATCTTATTAAAATAGCATGCTAGTCATCCCATTCAATAACAATCTGTGTCCAGGAGCATTAGGGATAACAGCATACATGTTGGCTACATGCACTGTATAGGTTTCACACATACAATTCATCAGAATGTCACTGAATATACATCCTCAAGGTACTGATAACACCAAGTTGGACATAACATTTATTATCAGAACCAAGTTatgacagttcatttaaaaatgtggttttaaATATCTACATAAGTAGAAATAACACAGTATTACAAAAAACCTTGCCCCACTGTTGATGGCCCTAAAGCAAACATACGGTATTTAATGGAAAGATAGCAGCTGTactgattttaaatgaatgccaACTCTTTTATGTCAATCAACAGATTGAcataaaagaaattaaaaattaaaattgaataaacagaaattaaaattatttattggaaAAGGCTcctgattatatatatatatatatatatatatatatatatatattgcttaCTGTCAGCTCAAATCTAAAATATGTCAGTCTCAAGAATCTGGAACCtccaaaaaaatgagaaaggatGTTAAGTACCATCAAAGTTTATGAGATTTATggcaaacaattaaaaaaaaataaataagcccATCTCTCCCGTCAGCAGAAGGATGCCAATGTCCAAGATAAATATGGCTTCTCCCAGAataatcaaaatgtgttttaaaacacagtCCCATCAAAGAACATCTTGGCTTGGCCACGCGTCTTCTGATGTGTCCCATGACACCTGTGCCAAAGGCAGGAGCCACATCCCTGTTTTGCAATGGAAAGTCCTGAgactaaatgctgaaatgatggCAAAAATAACCTGACATACCTGTTATTTGTCAAGTCATTGATTTAGGATGACTTCAACAGCTTCATTGAAACATGCTGGAGGGTACAGCTAGGAATTGATGCAAATACCGAGTCAgccatttgtttaattaatcCTTTGAAGTGTagattttttggatttttttttctttttctttctaataTGTCCTATCCACCTTATTCCTAGCTCCCATGATACCTTGCATGAATTATGGGCGCGACTTCCACTTTGTTACACCACTGAACCGGAACCGGTGTTTGCGCCAGCGATAGCAAAATAACAAATCGATATGTGGGAGCAAAGCCTGTCAACCCTGAAACGCGACAATGTATTGGTTAATCTcgtaaaaaaacatgttttcaacgtacaaaaatgccaagttactcacacgtacaagacatacaccgtctataactcatttattcagactgccaaaatccagacctgccattaaaagtatcgATATctaaatgacgccaagttacagtactacaaacaatataggctatcttgcctcaccgaaattaaataagatgtattccaaagcaatgctacccaatattttctcaattcttgcaagtcacttggccctgtgtgtataagcatgcactacatggacaggccaaacatatgtggatggctttctcacagtcaagattgattgaataggcgtctatatgtccaatttgtattggtgtgtatgtatttcgctgtccagcctttctgttgcgtgaatgattgtatgtttcttggtataaatgtctgttcgtaaatgtgaatgtaacatgctgccagggaaatgtccccatgaggataaagaagttctctatgtatgtatttgacatgcagtatttattgtacgtagaagatatacaataacttgtacatttactaaaattcagttcagaagcaagtataaacatatattttgtgGAGAAATATGCtgcctgtagttactcaccagcagttttctacatgaatttcaatgtgttccatgaggcaatgcgaaatatttgacactttgatctgacacaaagttggcatgacattgtaaaatggtaagattacaaaacacagggccaagtgacttgcaagaattgaggaaatattaggtagcattgctttggaatacatcttatttaatttcggtgaggcaagatagcctatattgtttgtagtaccctaacttggcgtcatttagatatcaatacttttaatggcaggtgtggattttggcagtctgaatgaatgagttatagacggtgtatgtcttgtatgtgtgagtaacttggcatttttgtacgttgaaaacatgttttttatgagatatcatttatttttgcaaagcgttttattatgagagttcgaaatgcgaagtgaccctgtaagaaacggttgtggattatggctattgttgtgtgaatttgtacagactgatgagcgtgtaccgtttagcagtttcggtttgctatttatgtaaaacagtggctgtgacaaagggtgcggtggcgtaagcgtaaacgcatcagaaacgcaggtgaaatatggccagtgtatatactcacggatttgacggccatccaatgagccttgattgaccaaagaatcagcaagcccgtagaattagaactccctaggtcgcaacttgtgtagccttctgtcctgctccgttgtctgttatttcgtggagatgcacctttagtgtttgtaaggtttacaaggcattttgataggcttatctgcaggtaggaatcctcttcgctgttttgctaagctagaaccggaaaacttgatagtggagaacaGGAGctgacgcatatgtcccagcaggctttgcatatgagaaaataacaacagtctGAGAGgaattaggagaaatgatgaaattacgcagttgaaacaatatgtttttagcagaatgggcatgtaggtgaaggttgacatgatgacagactatagtgcgaagtaaatgaagtgaccatgagcgagcttagtttccttgtGGAACGATATAtttaacagtctgtataaaacaGTGATTGTTcaaaagtggagggttaagtaaggTGAACTCTATTGTACTGATGTgctttttctcatgttcagtactagttatattatgagtgagtcatgattttgaatgtaatgttttaatggggagttgcagaacatacatacgtagtaattgtttgtatgtggctagatagagaacagggtgaggtaacatgaatgtagaaacgtggcgtttcccgataagaaggttttgtacggtagccaagtgaagaaatatagttagtataaatggcacagtggtgaactggtgtaactttttaataaaaggaatacatttgccgtcatgaaatgcatataggtggccgtgagtgagttttcgtaaagcaaatataagcgtaaggaAACATTAGTGTAAatgaggaaattatctgcctgagggcgaggcgggattcaatccttaaACCGGACGTTTAGCAGTCTGTGACTTTgctagtgcagcaccatgacatagctatgcaatgcgtgaaatatcattagcaaacctgtccgtggttttgaAGAAGAACACAgaccagtaagcacagaagagctcccgttgaatccatatggctttgcaatattgtagccggttaataactgaacgtgcagatggtacgtcataatgcagtgtatacgttcagtgaacggcgggtagatatggtgcaaaagcaataattgagaagtagcagactattattagtgagggtagaAGCAGGTTGAAtaaacatgttcctagctgggcttgaacctaggactcagtgttcccaagactgtaaccttgcccactaggccacagcagactagctgttaaaactggaaatgtttcagagtaaaaagttatgggtattttgcgtgtgtatgcgagtttttgattgggttgtgtaggtgaagatttggctggtgttggtagaatgtccaatggggagacatgttgttagtgggataggcggcaggaaaaataagaagaagaagaagaagaagaagaagaaaacgcaaaatccccttagtttggggctttattgtgtggacatgtgaagttgtttatgattctgtctgttgaaatggggtgagaatgtacagaatttaatgtttttaagggctgagtgtcagtggctgttgtggttatttctgtggggaaccctgaaaagtgccaaactctcagtgctgtataggtatggggcatgcccccaccaaggcgtaacttccCCAATATGAGGAAAGGTGGCCGCTAGCAGCACGtttaggaatccgtacatattcactgttgtaacccaagtcgcaggacgcaaaatagccgttcgGAAAGcggtttgaaattatgaagcgacgtctgcgccattggatttaatgggtcgcgatgagataattccaagtgtgttgcttgtcttaaagttgatatagtaaataaggctgtaataatataactatatgtatgaagttggttttttacatttagacagtttattattttacaggacatacatttctgtaacgatgtccagttctctctgataaatacaaagtaaatacactagcggtTAAAGTGGTTGATACACGTCCCATACctatttagagtctccagttaatctacctgcatgtcttggGACTGTGgtaggaaaccggagtacccagaggaaacccatgcaaaAAACcaatgcaaactccacacagaaattcAAGATTCAAACTCAGGACCTTCTTTCTGTGAGGTCTTTCCACTGCACTACCAAGCTGCCCTAAATGATACTTTTAAAGGACAATAATAATGACTGGCATGTCATTAAGCATTATGTCACAAAATTCATAGAGTACTTTTTCTCCGGTGAATTTACATGTTTTTCTGAGTCAGGCACATTTGGCAAGTTTGAGTATGTTTTGAATTTCAGAAATTTGTAAGTGAAATCTTACCTCATTTCTTTATAATTATCACATTTAAAGAACAGATGTAGCTGTGTCAATTAGCTGTTAGTTGCAATGGGAGCACACCCTTTTATTGTCTGGCGGTGTTGGTCAGTCTGAACTTAAAAGGTTtctgcattttatgttttaataccaaaaaaaaaaaaaacatacagtattcaATGCTTGGGGAACTTTATTAAAAGAGGGAACAAAGCCATCTCATCAGTTGGTTGCTTCGCCTTGGTACACATCAATAATTCAAATAGATCCAGATATGATCATATAGCTGCTCTAGGGGAGATGAAAAAATGCCCCCCAAAACcatgataaaatgaaaataaagaacaacAACACTAATAACCATTGGAGTGTCAATGTCCCACCACAAGAGGGCCAACGTGgacagaaataagaaaatgcaAGACTTCTGTAATTTTCAAAACAGAAGCTACATGAAGGTACGCACACATAGTAGCTTAGGCCATTGGCATAAAAATTTCAAATCTCTATTCCACGTATGGTTGGTCGCTAGGTGGTATCTCGTGCTGGACGCATACTGGATGTCGCAAGGCACAGATGGATGCGTACTCTGCGTCACATACAACGTCGTTCCAGTGGTATTTGCCTATGGGTAAAAAATGAGTGAGATTAATCAGTACATTTCCACCAGTCTCCTGTGGTGATGGGGAGAAGAAGAGAATGCCTACCTCCATAACCTCCATAATTATCGTGCACACAGTCCTCTTTGCCCCCGGCGTCGTTGGGCTCTCCGGAATTCCACCTTGAAAAGTCCCCTTCAACGCTTGCACTTGTACCATCAGACCACAGCCATGATCTCCCCTGAACAAGGCAGAGGCAAATCACAATGCATTAAcacaatttgtatttgtctCAGAAATGCACTCACGTGTAAAGTATCAGTGGATTGCTACATCACATttagcaacacacacaaacacagactaaAGACTATTAAAGACAATttacaacagaaaacaatatgCCTTTACCATGTTCTAAACAGGAAGAATTATACAAATTATTCAAATCCCCTTCCAGAGTACCTCATGCACAGCTGACAGTCCTATCCAGAATGGGCTGTCTGAACTGTCAAGACCC
This region of Anguilla rostrata isolate EN2019 chromosome 8, ASM1855537v3, whole genome shotgun sequence genomic DNA includes:
- the LOC135260901 gene encoding lactose-binding lectin l-2-like; protein product: MVSFPMAKLIFMVVLSGLILASEQCQDSCPDGWKGFNDRCFKHFPQQWDWVQAESFCVSQGGNLASVHSAEEFQFLKDLCKAADPQENPFWIGLTDCQKEGTWMWSDGSKVDYQRWNSGEPNNLSDEDCVHSNWSVQKMWNDIPCTYQYRFICVQRSAGRA
- the LOC135260898 gene encoding lactose-binding lectin l-2-like isoform X2; the protein is MGSFTLPAFLFLAVVSSITLVCQGFQKGICQGSCPEGWIQHGGHCYQHVADKKTWLDAELNCLNLGGNLASEHSEDDHQFLKDLHKGLDSSDSPFWIGLSAVHEGRSWLWSDGTSASVEGDFSRWNSGEPNDAGGKEDCVHDNYGGKYHWNDVVCDAEYASICALRHPVCVQHEIPPSDQPYVE
- the LOC135260898 gene encoding lactose-binding lectin l-2-like isoform X1, with amino-acid sequence MGSFTLPAFLFLAVVSSITLVCQGFQKGICQGSCPEGWIQHGGHCYQHVADKKTWLDAELNCLNLGGNLASEHSEDDHQFLKDLHKGLDSSDSPFWIGLSAVHEGRSWLWSDGTSASVEGDFSRWNSGEPNDAGGKEDCVHDNYGGYGGKYHWNDVVCDAEYASICALRHPVCVQHEIPPSDQPYVE